Proteins co-encoded in one Sphingopyxis sp. BE259 genomic window:
- a CDS encoding DNA polymerase III subunit delta': MIGHQNAEAAFLEGWQGGRLHHAWLLAGPQGMGKGAFASRVARFLVTHGRGGEGQTIPIDDPGDTAAGRLVDAGNHPEILRLARQAKDKAKDLARNITIEQVRELKTRLHFSLSLGEWRVIIVDAIDDLEPAASNALLKTLEEPPAKTLFLLISHSPGRLLPTIRSRCRTLRFQPVDHDVMTAWLHEIRPMLDMTEVRAIVTAAGGVPGKALALIDSDVAVMEKKLLAIAATGDPENRLREALAREVGGTSNRARLELVIDIVPGLLASLARDRPVADIAPILAQWDRVQRTVRDAIRGSYDGTMVGFEIGNCLAELAPRSGQAAR; this comes from the coding sequence ATGATCGGCCATCAAAACGCCGAAGCCGCCTTTCTGGAAGGCTGGCAGGGCGGCCGGCTGCACCACGCCTGGCTGCTCGCCGGGCCGCAAGGAATGGGGAAGGGCGCTTTTGCGTCGCGCGTCGCGCGCTTCCTGGTCACCCACGGTCGCGGCGGCGAAGGGCAAACGATACCGATCGACGACCCCGGCGACACCGCCGCCGGGCGGCTGGTCGACGCCGGGAACCATCCTGAAATCCTGCGGCTGGCGCGCCAGGCCAAGGACAAGGCCAAGGATCTGGCGCGCAACATCACGATCGAACAGGTGCGCGAGCTCAAGACTCGGCTGCATTTTTCGCTCTCGCTCGGCGAATGGCGCGTCATCATCGTCGACGCGATCGACGATCTCGAACCGGCGGCATCCAACGCCTTGCTGAAAACGCTCGAAGAACCGCCCGCCAAAACGCTGTTCCTGCTGATCAGCCATTCGCCGGGGCGCTTGCTGCCAACGATCCGATCACGGTGTAGAACCCTGCGTTTTCAACCTGTTGACCATGACGTCATGACCGCATGGCTGCATGAAATCCGCCCGATGCTCGACATGACCGAAGTGCGCGCGATCGTCACCGCGGCGGGCGGCGTCCCGGGCAAGGCGCTGGCGCTGATCGACAGCGACGTAGCGGTGATGGAGAAAAAGCTGCTCGCCATCGCCGCCACCGGCGACCCCGAAAACCGCCTGCGCGAGGCGCTGGCCCGCGAGGTCGGCGGCACCAGCAATCGCGCCCGGCTCGAACTGGTCATCGACATCGTGCCGGGGCTGCTGGCCAGCTTGGCGCGCGATCGGCCGGTGGCCGACATCGCACCGATCCTCGCGCAGTGGGACCGGGTGCAGCGCACGGTGCGCGATGCCATCCGGGGCTCCTATGATGGGACGATGGTCGGGTTCGAAATCGGCAATTGTCTGGCCGAACTGGCACCGCGGTCGGGACAGGCCGCACGCTGA
- a CDS encoding HEPN domain-containing protein: MKSDLDHLPANKQRELERVKQIVFEEFEDALALGTMSWKKKGRIDKIILYGSYARGGWVDEPHTAKGYRSDFDLLIIVNDKRLTEKVDFWLKLDDRLIRELAIDKTLHTPVNFIVHTLQEVNDGLAHGRYFFMDVAKDGIALHEFDDKPLHTPKPKTPEQALAMAREYFDEWFPSAMGRDKLARYAVQEGLLKHAAFEYHQTAETLYHCVLLVCTFYTPHVHNLAFLRTQAERLDMRLVDAWPREKREDRARFEKLKEAYVKARYSKHYRITEEELTWLGGCVDELGRAVHAICSERIAELEANASIAP; this comes from the coding sequence ATGAAATCCGACCTCGATCACCTCCCGGCAAACAAGCAGCGCGAATTGGAGCGCGTAAAGCAGATCGTCTTTGAGGAGTTCGAAGACGCGCTCGCGCTCGGCACTATGAGCTGGAAGAAAAAGGGCCGGATCGACAAGATCATTCTATACGGCAGCTATGCGCGTGGCGGCTGGGTGGACGAACCGCACACCGCCAAGGGGTATCGATCGGACTTCGACCTTCTCATCATCGTCAATGACAAGCGGCTGACCGAGAAGGTCGATTTCTGGCTCAAGCTGGACGACCGGCTAATTCGTGAGCTGGCGATCGACAAGACGCTCCACACGCCAGTCAATTTCATCGTCCACACCTTGCAGGAGGTTAACGACGGACTGGCGCATGGCCGATATTTCTTCATGGACGTCGCCAAAGACGGAATCGCGCTGCACGAGTTTGACGATAAGCCGCTCCACACACCCAAGCCGAAGACGCCGGAACAGGCACTCGCGATGGCGCGGGAATATTTTGACGAGTGGTTTCCATCAGCGATGGGCCGCGACAAACTCGCACGATACGCGGTTCAAGAAGGTTTGTTGAAACACGCCGCTTTTGAATATCACCAGACAGCGGAAACGCTTTATCACTGCGTTCTGTTGGTCTGCACCTTCTACACCCCCCATGTTCACAATCTCGCTTTCCTGCGCACCCAAGCCGAGCGTCTCGATATGCGACTGGTCGATGCCTGGCCTCGTGAAAAACGCGAGGATCGGGCGCGCTTCGAGAAGCTCAAAGAGGCTTATGTGAAAGCTCGCTATTCGAAGCACTACCGCATCACCGAAGAAGAGCTGACGTGGCTCGGCGGCTGCGTCGATGAGCTTGGGCGCGCGGTCCACGCGATTTGTTCGGAGCGGATCGCCGAACTCGAAGCAAACGCTTCGATTGCCCCCTGA
- a CDS encoding sigma factor-like helix-turn-helix DNA-binding protein produces MNRFTRARRRLLRLYERAIDRLDEFDRRVFLGHRVEELSYRQLAERHGVSVHEIEQAMMRSLRVIAQTVDRKNRRRWQFRRR; encoded by the coding sequence GTGAACCGCTTCACCCGCGCGAGGCGCCGCCTACTACGCCTCTACGAGCGCGCTATCGATCGGCTGGACGAGTTCGACCGCCGCGTCTTTCTCGGCCACCGGGTCGAGGAACTTAGTTATCGCCAGCTTGCCGAGCGGCATGGCGTCAGCGTCCACGAGATCGAGCAGGCGATGATGCGAAGTCTGCGCGTGATTGCGCAAACGGTCGATAGAAAGAACCGCAGGCGGTGGCAATTTCGGCGCCGTTGA
- a CDS encoding HNH endonuclease yields the protein MAKPNRPKLPLLPPRQFSPIGACIYCGATDNLTKEHIIPFALGGSWILPKASCKVCAKITGAFEGEFSRTILGPLRMLYDMPTRRPKDRPKHLPLKVKYDNSTDWDIAYVDRSICPFLILMPLYDLPDLLTGEVTTENRSAATRRLWIRGGGFWKDRDAHLQWLCEALRARQVMPTGTISTESFCLTIAKIAHSFAVAELGWGSFTPFVCDMIMKRDVDNRAEFIGGGEGSHEPSTGLHELGFVDCSDPSLIAVKVHLFGVLGTPTYYVVVGQKTLPSAEV from the coding sequence GTGGCCAAACCCAATCGACCGAAACTTCCGCTGCTACCTCCAAGGCAATTTTCCCCGATCGGGGCATGCATCTATTGCGGAGCGACCGACAACCTTACCAAAGAACACATCATCCCGTTTGCGCTGGGCGGCAGCTGGATCTTGCCGAAGGCCAGCTGCAAAGTATGCGCGAAGATAACAGGTGCCTTTGAAGGCGAATTTTCGCGAACAATCTTAGGGCCACTGCGGATGCTCTATGACATGCCTACCCGACGTCCGAAGGACCGGCCAAAGCACCTTCCACTGAAAGTCAAATACGACAACAGCACCGATTGGGACATCGCTTACGTCGACCGAAGCATCTGCCCGTTTCTGATTCTGATGCCGCTCTATGACCTCCCGGATTTGCTGACCGGCGAAGTCACCACGGAAAATCGATCAGCGGCAACCCGGCGCTTGTGGATTCGCGGCGGTGGATTTTGGAAAGATCGTGACGCGCATCTTCAGTGGCTTTGTGAGGCACTTCGCGCAAGACAAGTGATGCCAACGGGCACGATTTCGACAGAGTCCTTCTGCCTAACCATCGCAAAGATTGCCCATTCATTTGCTGTTGCCGAATTGGGATGGGGTAGTTTCACTCCATTCGTCTGCGACATGATCATGAAGCGAGATGTGGACAACCGGGCCGAGTTCATCGGCGGCGGAGAGGGAAGCCACGAGCCATCAACTGGCCTTCATGAGTTAGGCTTTGTTGATTGCAGCGATCCATCGCTTATCGCGGTAAAGGTGCATCTCTTCGGCGTGCTCGGCACGCCAACGTATTATGTCGTGGTCGGACAAAAAACTCTGCCGTCCGCCGAGGTGTAG
- the tmk gene encoding dTMP kinase, with the protein MKRGRFITLEGGEGVGKSTQIRKLAAALDARGIETVATREPGGSAGAEAIRTLVMEGSDDRWDARSEALLFAAARADHVARTIRPALARGAWVLCDRFVDSSRAYQGGGGGITDADILSLHGIGSEGLLPDRTFLLTVSAAETARRLSARGDSDRMGSKPADYQARLAARFVEMAQAEPDRWRIVDADAPAEQVTEAILAGLAEWL; encoded by the coding sequence ATGAAACGCGGGCGCTTCATCACGCTGGAGGGCGGGGAAGGGGTCGGAAAATCGACCCAGATTCGCAAGCTGGCAGCGGCGCTCGATGCGCGCGGGATTGAAACCGTCGCCACGCGCGAACCCGGTGGCAGCGCGGGTGCCGAAGCGATCCGAACGCTGGTGATGGAAGGGAGCGACGACCGTTGGGATGCGCGCAGCGAGGCGTTGTTGTTCGCCGCCGCGCGCGCCGATCATGTCGCACGCACGATCCGTCCAGCGCTGGCGCGTGGCGCATGGGTGCTGTGCGACCGCTTTGTCGATTCCAGCCGCGCCTATCAGGGCGGCGGCGGCGGCATCACCGATGCCGACATCCTGTCGCTGCACGGCATCGGCTCCGAAGGCTTGCTGCCCGACCGCACCTTCCTGCTTACTGTCAGCGCTGCCGAAACCGCGCGCCGCCTGTCCGCGCGCGGCGACAGCGATCGGATGGGCAGCAAACCAGCGGACTATCAGGCGCGCCTCGCCGCACGTTTCGTCGAAATGGCGCAGGCCGAGCCCGACCGCTGGCGGATCGTCGATGCCGACGCACCTGCCGAGCAAGTCACCGAAGCCATCCTTGCGGGCCTCGCCGAGTGGCTATGA
- a CDS encoding phage integrase central domain-containing protein, translating into MKSISNGAAKPKEKSRRVSYGDGLMRLDRPGGASSWVCRVQKHGNRRDFGLGSCQKVSLAQARELAREIRSQIELGIDPQFERRKRQAVPNFKEAAARVYEVHSKTWRNGKHHAQWTRTLELYAFPHIGKFRVDQITGPMIRDLLEEIWLEKPETARRVRQRVGAVLDWAYASGYRDTEAPMRAITKGLPRQPRRDNHFAAMPYEDLPAFVQTLREKESFSRLALEFAIFTAARSGEVRGATWDEFDLEKGLWTLSKDRMKAFREHVVPLSRRPLRIVQRCARLRIPGCELVFPGIRRNRPLSDMTLSKLVKELGEPFTAHGFRSSFRDWVSEETDHQSDVAEAALAHTVANKTEAAYRRGNLLEKRRVMMEDWANFCEGKKR; encoded by the coding sequence ATGAAAAGCATTTCGAACGGGGCTGCGAAGCCCAAGGAAAAGTCACGCCGTGTGAGCTATGGCGACGGGCTTATGCGGCTCGATCGACCGGGAGGGGCGAGCAGCTGGGTTTGCCGAGTGCAGAAGCACGGCAACCGCCGAGATTTCGGCTTGGGCAGTTGTCAGAAAGTCAGCTTGGCGCAAGCACGCGAGCTGGCGCGCGAAATCCGGAGCCAGATCGAATTGGGGATCGACCCGCAATTCGAGCGACGCAAGCGGCAGGCGGTGCCGAATTTCAAGGAAGCGGCGGCGCGAGTTTACGAGGTCCATTCGAAAACGTGGCGCAACGGTAAGCACCACGCACAATGGACGCGGACGCTGGAATTATATGCCTTCCCGCACATCGGGAAGTTCCGGGTCGATCAGATCACCGGTCCGATGATCCGAGATTTGCTTGAGGAAATCTGGCTTGAGAAGCCTGAAACGGCGCGCCGCGTGCGGCAGCGGGTCGGCGCTGTCCTCGATTGGGCTTATGCATCAGGCTACCGCGATACCGAGGCTCCCATGCGGGCGATCACCAAAGGCCTGCCCCGCCAACCCCGCCGCGACAATCATTTTGCCGCCATGCCCTATGAAGACTTGCCAGCGTTCGTGCAGACGTTGCGCGAGAAGGAATCGTTCAGTCGGCTGGCGCTGGAATTTGCGATCTTCACCGCCGCGCGATCCGGCGAGGTGCGCGGCGCGACATGGGATGAGTTCGACCTTGAGAAAGGCCTGTGGACGCTCTCGAAGGATCGGATGAAAGCCTTTCGCGAGCATGTCGTGCCGCTCAGCCGCCGCCCACTCCGGATCGTTCAGCGCTGCGCGCGGCTCCGTATACCGGGGTGCGAGTTGGTATTCCCCGGCATCCGCAGAAACCGCCCGTTATCGGACATGACGCTTTCGAAGCTGGTCAAGGAGTTGGGAGAGCCGTTCACGGCGCATGGGTTCCGTTCATCATTCCGCGATTGGGTGAGCGAGGAAACCGACCATCAGAGTGATGTCGCCGAAGCCGCTCTCGCCCATACGGTCGCGAACAAGACCGAGGCCGCTTACCGGCGCGGCAATCTGCTCGAAAAGCGCCGCGTGATGATGGAGGATTGGGCAAACTTCTGCGAAGGGAAGAAGCGGTGA
- the metG gene encoding methionine--tRNA ligase: MSENSAPFYITTAISYPNGRPHIGHAYEAIATDVMARFQRARGRDVRLVTGTDEHGLKMFQTARDQGRETIDLADEMSSYFREMYAKLNISYDNFMRTSNAAHHAASQAIWRAMEANGDLYLDRYEGWYSVRDEAFYDESELVDGEGGVRLSPQGTPVEWTVEESWFFRLSNYQDRLLALYNDQPDFIRPDSRRNEVMRFVEGGLKDLSISRTSFDWGVPVPGSPGHVMYVWVDALTTYLSGLGYPDLEGDFGKFWPANIHMIGKDIVRFHAVYWPAFLMSAGLPLPKQVFGHGFLLNRGEKMSKSLGNVVDPMALADQFGVDPLRYYLLREVSFGQDGTYSAEAIVRTANADLANSFGNLAQRILSMIFKNLGGKLEKFTPAAADDELAAKVVIATQAELPREFESLNFSVGIEAWMRAVFACNQYVDEQAPWALKKTDPDRMTAVLMTLFMVVRDLAIAIRPVVPTAADNLLDEMGVAADERDFASLADPYWFARLAESGLILAQPTPLFPRLDLPEGEGEA; this comes from the coding sequence ATGTCCGAAAACAGCGCACCTTTCTACATCACCACCGCGATCAGCTATCCCAATGGGCGCCCGCATATCGGCCACGCCTATGAAGCGATCGCGACCGACGTGATGGCACGGTTTCAGCGCGCACGGGGCCGCGATGTCCGGCTGGTCACTGGCACCGACGAACATGGCCTGAAGATGTTTCAGACGGCGCGTGACCAAGGTCGCGAAACGATCGATCTTGCGGACGAAATGTCGTCCTATTTCCGTGAGATGTATGCCAAGCTGAATATCAGTTACGACAATTTCATGCGAACCTCGAACGCCGCGCATCATGCCGCGTCGCAGGCGATCTGGCGCGCGATGGAGGCCAATGGCGATCTTTACCTCGACCGTTACGAAGGCTGGTATTCGGTCCGCGACGAAGCCTTTTACGACGAAAGCGAATTGGTCGACGGGGAAGGGGGTGTTCGCCTTTCGCCGCAGGGAACCCCGGTCGAATGGACCGTCGAGGAAAGCTGGTTCTTTCGCTTGTCGAATTATCAGGACCGGCTGCTCGCGCTCTATAACGACCAGCCCGATTTCATTCGCCCCGACAGCCGCCGCAATGAAGTGATGCGCTTTGTCGAGGGCGGGCTGAAGGATCTCAGCATCTCGCGCACCAGTTTCGACTGGGGCGTGCCGGTCCCCGGATCGCCGGGGCATGTCATGTATGTGTGGGTCGACGCGCTCACCACCTATCTGTCGGGGTTGGGCTACCCCGATCTCGAGGGCGATTTCGGCAAATTCTGGCCCGCCAATATCCATATGATCGGCAAGGATATTGTGCGTTTTCACGCTGTTTACTGGCCAGCTTTCCTGATGAGCGCCGGCCTGCCGCTGCCCAAACAAGTGTTCGGACATGGCTTCCTGCTCAACCGCGGCGAGAAGATGTCAAAATCGCTCGGCAATGTCGTCGATCCGATGGCGCTCGCCGACCAGTTCGGGGTCGACCCGCTACGATATTATCTGCTGCGCGAAGTCAGCTTCGGGCAAGACGGCACCTATTCGGCCGAAGCGATCGTGCGCACCGCCAATGCCGATCTGGCGAACAGCTTCGGCAATCTGGCGCAGCGCATCTTGTCGATGATTTTCAAGAATTTGGGTGGCAAACTTGAAAAATTTACTCCCGCCGCAGCCGATGATGAGCTGGCGGCGAAGGTTGTGATAGCGACACAGGCAGAATTGCCGCGAGAGTTTGAGAGCTTGAATTTCTCGGTCGGGATCGAAGCGTGGATGCGCGCCGTGTTTGCCTGCAACCAATATGTGGACGAACAAGCACCTTGGGCGCTGAAGAAGACGGACCCCGATCGCATGACCGCGGTACTGATGACGCTGTTCATGGTTGTCCGAGATCTGGCGATTGCCATCCGTCCCGTCGTCCCGACGGCCGCCGACAATTTGCTCGACGAGATGGGTGTCGCTGCGGACGAGCGCGATTTCGCGTCGCTCGCTGACCCTTACTGGTTCGCAAGGCTTGCCGAAAGCGGCCTTATCCTTGCCCAGCCAACCCCCCTCTTCCCGCGCCTCGACCTGCCGGAAGGGGAAGGGGAGGCGTAA
- a CDS encoding septal ring lytic transglycosylase RlpA family protein, which yields MKSIGRKTGLMAGAMLLLAGCGSFGGEREGGPTASPAPAQAANGVSDTPVKIGDPYTVGGTTYTPADIADYDDVGYASWYGEELAGRPTANGETFDPAAISAAHKTLPLPSYVEVTALDTGRTILVRVNDRGPMVGDRLIDLSRGAAEQLGLTDGLSGVRVRRTNPPAAERAQLRGGRAVPERIATPDSLLSILRTKLKAMPTPKALATVPPVDAQPAPPIASAKAKPGDDRLAVEKAKPAAKPTPTAKPAPSVAGKYVVQVGAFSSESRAEAAAKSVGGSFSKAGNLWRVRIGPFASDADARAALGKAKANGFRDAVVQRER from the coding sequence ATGAAATCGATCGGTAGAAAAACGGGGCTGATGGCCGGGGCGATGCTGCTGCTTGCCGGTTGCGGCAGTTTCGGCGGCGAACGCGAAGGCGGGCCGACCGCTAGTCCGGCACCGGCGCAGGCTGCCAACGGCGTCAGCGACACGCCGGTCAAGATTGGCGATCCCTATACGGTCGGCGGCACGACCTACACCCCGGCAGACATCGCGGATTACGACGATGTCGGCTACGCCAGCTGGTATGGCGAGGAACTCGCCGGACGGCCGACCGCCAATGGCGAGACCTTCGATCCTGCGGCGATCAGCGCCGCGCATAAGACCTTGCCCTTGCCCAGTTATGTCGAGGTGACCGCGCTCGACACCGGACGCACGATCCTCGTTCGCGTTAACGACCGCGGCCCGATGGTCGGCGACCGCCTGATCGACCTGTCGCGCGGCGCCGCCGAACAGCTTGGCCTGACCGACGGCCTGTCGGGGGTGCGCGTGCGCCGCACCAACCCGCCCGCCGCCGAACGTGCCCAACTGCGCGGCGGTCGCGCCGTCCCGGAGCGGATCGCGACACCCGATTCGCTGCTGTCGATCCTGCGGACCAAATTGAAGGCCATGCCGACTCCCAAGGCTCTGGCCACCGTGCCACCAGTCGATGCGCAGCCCGCGCCGCCGATCGCATCAGCAAAGGCTAAGCCCGGCGACGACCGCCTCGCCGTCGAAAAGGCAAAACCTGCCGCGAAGCCGACGCCGACCGCCAAGCCTGCGCCCTCCGTAGCCGGGAAATATGTCGTCCAGGTCGGCGCATTCAGCAGCGAGAGCCGTGCGGAGGCCGCAGCGAAATCGGTCGGTGGCAGCTTCAGCAAGGCGGGCAACCTCTGGCGCGTCCGTATTGGCCCCTTCGCGAGCGATGCCGACGCCCGCGCGGCTCTTGGCAAAGCAAAGGCCAACGGCTTTCGCGACGCAGTCGTCCAGCGCGAACGCTGA
- a CDS encoding helix-turn-helix domain-containing protein, with protein MPTLPSSPPPSSPLAIEPISMRIPDACRFTGISRSSLYLLIARGEVEIVKMGAATLVLTESLRNLIERQRGSRLSRTAVPIERRPTEKRQVLPIRSMPLFEEG; from the coding sequence ATGCCCACCCTGCCCTCTTCCCCGCCGCCTTCTTCGCCCTTGGCGATCGAGCCAATCAGCATGCGCATTCCCGATGCTTGCCGGTTCACCGGGATCAGTCGCAGCTCACTCTATCTGCTTATTGCTAGGGGAGAGGTCGAGATCGTCAAGATGGGCGCCGCCACGCTCGTCCTCACTGAAAGCCTGCGCAATTTGATCGAGCGGCAACGTGGTAGTCGGCTGAGCCGAACCGCAGTTCCAATCGAGCGTCGGCCTACCGAAAAGCGCCAGGTACTGCCAATCCGATCGATGCCATTGTTTGAGGAAGGTTAG
- a CDS encoding lytic murein transglycosylase has product MHAISLRIGRLFALAAAVLSASLFTASTPLHAQSGDSGFDSYVQSLWPKAQARGVSRQVFDRVTAGLRYNPRVIALDRDNLGSPPTNDTPIPNFAPYKAKHVDAARIGGGRRVHDRLLPLLSRIEARTGVPTSIMIAIYGHETAYGQVTGSFDLPEALATLAYEGRRRSLFEPEFLATLEMVQRGVPRDVLKGSWAGAFGYPQFLPSVYLQVAEDGDGDGRANIWSSEADAIESIGAYLRRAGWRAGQPWGVAVTVPGGFDRNRIASRLTPTRCPRVFARHSRWRSMAEWRADGIQPIAGRWPDGHVQAVLLEPDGPGRTAYLLTGNYRAILDYNCSNFYALSVGLLADEIDR; this is encoded by the coding sequence ATGCATGCTATCAGTTTAAGAATCGGACGCCTTTTTGCTCTCGCCGCCGCGGTGCTGTCGGCATCGCTATTCACCGCGTCGACGCCGCTGCACGCACAGAGCGGCGACAGCGGCTTCGATTCCTATGTCCAGTCCTTATGGCCCAAGGCGCAGGCGCGGGGCGTATCGCGGCAGGTTTTCGACCGCGTCACGGCGGGGCTGCGCTACAATCCGCGGGTCATCGCGCTTGACCGCGACAATCTGGGCAGCCCGCCGACCAACGACACGCCAATCCCCAACTTCGCGCCGTACAAGGCAAAGCATGTCGATGCAGCGCGGATCGGCGGCGGACGCCGTGTCCACGACCGCCTGCTGCCCCTGTTGTCGCGCATTGAAGCGCGGACCGGCGTGCCGACCAGCATCATGATCGCGATCTATGGCCATGAAACGGCCTATGGTCAGGTCACCGGCAGCTTTGATCTGCCAGAGGCGTTGGCGACGCTGGCCTATGAAGGGCGGCGCCGGAGCCTGTTCGAACCCGAATTCCTCGCGACGCTGGAGATGGTTCAGCGCGGGGTGCCGCGCGATGTATTGAAAGGCAGCTGGGCCGGCGCCTTTGGTTATCCGCAATTCCTGCCGTCGGTCTATTTGCAAGTGGCCGAGGATGGCGACGGCGACGGCCGCGCCAACATCTGGTCGAGCGAAGCCGACGCGATCGAATCGATCGGCGCCTATCTGCGCCGCGCTGGCTGGCGCGCCGGACAGCCATGGGGCGTCGCCGTCACCGTGCCGGGCGGCTTTGACCGGAACCGTATTGCCAGCCGCCTGACCCCGACCCGCTGTCCCCGCGTTTTTGCGCGCCACAGCCGCTGGCGCTCAATGGCCGAATGGCGCGCCGACGGCATTCAGCCGATCGCCGGACGCTGGCCCGACGGGCACGTTCAGGCGGTTTTGCTCGAACCCGACGGCCCTGGGCGGACCGCATATTTGCTGACCGGTAACTATCGTGCGATATTGGACTATAATTGTTCCAATTTTTACGCACTGTCTGTGGGGTTGCTGGCGGATGAAATCGATCGGTAG
- a CDS encoding D-alanyl-D-alanine carboxypeptidase family protein, translated as MPTPARLLAKQRPTAFATQSSSANADRPDVRKLATITGQSAAVLAGIALSFAPPAIADDARPKSAAVERQQYTTQAPIVMLKDLDSGEILYTRGADKRFAPASMAKVMTAYVVLDLIKKGELTRDTHFTVDVATWKKWSGPKGGSTMFLRPGEKVSVDDLLKGLITVSGNDAAAALAVGIDGSETIFVKRMNDVAARLGMKSSNFGTPNGWPDGGATKVSAADLIMLADRLIRDHPGGYARYFSLSKLQHGTSPDGKPIIQPNRNPILGRFIGADGLKTGHTSEAGYCFLGSAKRDGRRLIMVVAGLPSEKARREEAERLMSWGFGLSMAANDSRPGKKAASGGGRAAP; from the coding sequence ATGCCGACGCCCGCGCGGCTCTTGGCAAAGCAAAGGCCAACGGCTTTCGCGACGCAGTCGTCCAGCGCGAACGCTGACAGACCCGACGTGAGAAAACTTGCAACGATTACGGGGCAAAGTGCCGCAGTTTTAGCAGGAATTGCATTATCATTTGCCCCGCCAGCGATCGCGGACGATGCGCGCCCGAAAAGCGCTGCGGTAGAGCGGCAGCAATACACGACGCAGGCGCCGATCGTGATGCTGAAGGATCTCGATTCGGGCGAAATTCTCTATACACGCGGCGCCGACAAACGCTTTGCGCCTGCGTCTATGGCCAAGGTGATGACCGCCTATGTCGTGCTCGACCTGATCAAGAAGGGCGAATTGACCCGCGATACGCACTTCACCGTCGACGTGGCGACGTGGAAGAAGTGGAGCGGACCTAAGGGCGGTTCGACGATGTTCCTGCGTCCCGGAGAAAAAGTCTCGGTTGACGACCTGCTCAAAGGCCTGATCACCGTATCGGGCAATGATGCCGCCGCCGCGCTGGCAGTTGGGATCGATGGCAGTGAGACGATATTTGTCAAACGAATGAATGATGTAGCGGCAAGACTGGGCATGAAATCGAGTAATTTCGGAACGCCGAACGGTTGGCCCGACGGCGGGGCGACCAAGGTCAGCGCCGCCGACCTGATTATGCTCGCCGACCGGCTGATCCGCGATCATCCCGGCGGCTATGCGCGCTATTTCTCGCTGTCGAAACTTCAGCACGGCACTTCACCCGACGGCAAGCCGATCATCCAGCCGAACCGCAACCCGATTCTCGGTCGCTTCATCGGCGCCGACGGGCTGAAAACCGGGCACACGTCGGAGGCAGGCTATTGCTTCTTGGGTTCGGCAAAACGCGATGGCCGCCGCCTGATCATGGTCGTCGCCGGTCTGCCGAGCGAAAAGGCGCGCCGTGAAGAGGCAGAACGGCTGATGAGCTGGGGTTTCGGATTGTCGATGGCGGCGAACGATAGCCGCCCGGGCAAAAAAGCTGCGAGTGGCGGTGGTCGCGCTGCACCGTAA